The following are encoded together in the Nocardioides sp. Arc9.136 genome:
- the typA gene encoding translational GTPase TypA: protein MPGTTARTDLRNVAIVAHVDHGKTTLVDAMLRQAGAFTAHQAESVAERVMDSGDLEREKGITILAKNTAVHYAGPAAGGQPMTINIIDTPGHADFGGEVERGLSMVDGIVLLVDASEGPLPQTRFVLRKALNADMPVILVVNKTDRGDARIAEVVDETYELFMDLLDDSHSQEALDFPVVYASGRAGVAGLEQPENGELPDSPDLEPLFKTILETIPAPTYDEGAPLQAHVTNLDSSPFLGRLALVRVHQGELRKGQQVAWMKRDGSVNRVKITELLVTEGLERKPGETAGPGDIVAIAGIPDITIGETLADPENPVALPLIHVDEPAISMTIGTNTSPLVGRVKGAKVTARLVKDRLDSELIGNVSLRVLPTERPDAWEVQGRGELALAILVEQMRREGFELTVGKPQVVTREIDGKVHEPVERLTIDAPEEYLGTITELLASRKGRMEQMTNHGTGWVRMEFLVPARGLIGFRTQFLTDTRGTGIAHHIFEKYEPWAGEIRSRNNGSLVADRKGAATAYAMTSLQERGVMFVEPTTEVYEGMIVGENSRADDMDVNITKEKQQTNIRSATSDNFEKLIPPKKLSLEQCLEFCRDDECVEVTPEMVRIRKVILDANERAKIASRARKSK from the coding sequence ATGCCCGGAACCACCGCACGCACGGACCTGCGCAACGTCGCGATCGTCGCGCACGTCGACCACGGCAAGACCACCCTCGTCGACGCCATGCTCCGACAGGCCGGCGCGTTCACCGCGCACCAGGCCGAGAGCGTCGCCGAGCGGGTCATGGACTCCGGTGACCTCGAGCGCGAGAAGGGCATCACGATCCTCGCGAAGAACACCGCCGTCCACTACGCCGGCCCCGCCGCCGGCGGCCAGCCGATGACGATCAACATCATCGACACCCCCGGCCACGCCGACTTCGGCGGCGAGGTCGAGCGCGGCCTGTCGATGGTCGACGGCATCGTGCTGCTCGTCGACGCCTCCGAGGGCCCGCTCCCCCAGACCCGCTTCGTGCTCCGCAAGGCGCTCAACGCCGACATGCCGGTGATCCTGGTCGTCAACAAGACCGACCGCGGCGACGCGCGGATCGCCGAGGTCGTCGACGAGACCTACGAGCTGTTCATGGACCTGCTCGACGACAGCCACAGCCAGGAGGCGCTCGACTTCCCCGTCGTCTACGCCTCGGGCCGCGCCGGCGTCGCGGGCCTGGAGCAGCCGGAGAACGGCGAGCTGCCCGACAGCCCCGACCTCGAGCCGCTGTTCAAGACGATCCTGGAGACCATCCCGGCGCCGACGTACGACGAGGGCGCGCCGCTCCAGGCCCACGTCACCAACCTCGACTCCTCGCCGTTCCTCGGCCGGCTCGCGCTGGTCCGCGTGCACCAGGGCGAGCTGCGCAAGGGCCAGCAGGTCGCGTGGATGAAGCGCGACGGCTCGGTCAACCGCGTCAAGATCACCGAGCTGCTCGTCACCGAGGGCCTCGAGCGCAAGCCCGGCGAGACCGCCGGCCCCGGCGACATCGTCGCGATCGCGGGCATCCCCGACATCACCATCGGCGAGACGCTGGCCGACCCGGAGAACCCGGTCGCCCTGCCGCTCATCCACGTCGACGAGCCGGCCATCTCGATGACCATCGGCACCAACACCAGCCCGCTGGTGGGCCGGGTCAAGGGCGCGAAGGTCACCGCCCGCCTGGTCAAGGACCGCCTCGACTCCGAGCTGATCGGCAACGTCTCGCTGCGCGTGCTGCCGACCGAGCGCCCCGACGCCTGGGAGGTCCAGGGCCGTGGCGAGCTGGCGCTGGCGATCCTCGTGGAGCAGATGCGCCGCGAGGGCTTCGAGCTGACCGTCGGCAAGCCGCAGGTCGTCACCCGCGAGATCGACGGCAAGGTCCACGAGCCGGTCGAGCGCCTGACCATCGACGCGCCGGAGGAGTACCTCGGCACGATCACCGAGCTGCTCGCCTCCCGCAAGGGCCGCATGGAGCAGATGACCAACCACGGCACCGGCTGGGTCCGGATGGAGTTCCTGGTCCCGGCGCGCGGCCTGATCGGCTTCCGCACCCAGTTCCTCACCGACACCCGCGGCACCGGCATCGCCCACCACATCTTCGAGAAGTACGAGCCGTGGGCCGGCGAGATCCGCTCGCGCAACAACGGCTCGCTGGTGGCCGACCGCAAGGGCGCGGCGACGGCGTACGCCATGACCTCGCTGCAGGAGCGCGGCGTGATGTTCGTCGAGCCGACCACCGAGGTCTACGAGGGCATGATCGTCGGCGAGAACTCCCGCGCCGACGACATGGACGTCAACATCACCAAGGAGAAGCAGCAGACCAACATCCGGTCCGCCACCTCCGACAACTTCGAGAAGCTCATCCCGCCGAAGAAGCTCTCGCTCGAGCAGTGCCTGGAGTTCTGCCGCGACGACGAGTGCGTCGAGGTCACCCCCGAGATGGTGCGCATCCGCAAGGTCATCCTCGACGCCAACGAGCGCGCGAAGATCGCCAGCCGCGCCCGCAAGTCGAAGTAG
- a CDS encoding nucleoside deaminase: MTDHQLLAPALAEARNGLAEGGIPIGAALVHEGTVLGTGRNRRVQLGSATRHGETDCLENIGRLPASVYARSTMVTTLSPCDMCTGAILLYGIPRVVIGENRNFVGGEDLLRQRGVEVVVLDDADCVEMMAGFIRDQPTLWNEDIGVED; encoded by the coding sequence ATGACCGACCACCAGCTGCTGGCCCCTGCGCTGGCCGAGGCCCGCAACGGCCTCGCCGAGGGCGGCATCCCCATCGGGGCAGCCCTCGTCCACGAGGGCACGGTGCTCGGCACCGGCCGCAACCGCCGCGTCCAGCTCGGCAGCGCCACCCGGCACGGCGAGACCGACTGCCTGGAGAACATCGGCCGCCTGCCGGCGTCGGTCTACGCGCGCTCGACGATGGTCACCACGCTCTCGCCGTGCGACATGTGCACCGGCGCGATCCTGCTCTACGGCATCCCGCGCGTGGTGATCGGCGAGAACCGCAACTTCGTCGGCGGCGAGGACCTCCTGCGCCAGCGCGGCGTCGAGGTGGTCGTGCTCGACGACGCCGACTGCGTGGAGATGATGGCCGGCTTCATCCGCGACCAGCCGACCCTGTGGAACGAGGACATCGGCGTCGAGGACTGA
- a CDS encoding ABC transporter permease, translated as MSINLLALIGAMLTIATPLVWAGIGELVTERSGVLNLSIEGTMYLGAFVGFLAAARTGSPWLGLVAAIVSGVLAGALMGFFVVTLGLNQHVSGLGLTLLLIAGCEFTFRLLYAGDRPTLDEKFHVLFRGTEVVDQHWLTYVGFLVLAPAAWWVLRSTGLGMRLHAVGESFEAADVAGISVTATRYAALMVGGALMAIGGAFLTLAVLGSFTLDIVSGRGWVCIALVIFARWRVWPAVLGALIFAGMDALQLQLAITSAFDAVPGELMLALPYLAVIVALAIGGRTVRYPGSYLKAYRRA; from the coding sequence ATGAGCATCAACCTGCTGGCGCTCATCGGCGCCATGCTCACCATCGCCACGCCCCTGGTGTGGGCCGGCATCGGCGAGCTCGTCACCGAGCGGAGCGGGGTGCTCAACCTCAGCATCGAGGGGACGATGTACCTCGGCGCGTTCGTCGGCTTCCTCGCCGCCGCCCGGACCGGCTCGCCCTGGCTCGGCCTGGTCGCCGCGATCGTCTCCGGCGTGCTGGCCGGGGCGCTGATGGGCTTCTTCGTGGTCACCCTCGGCCTCAACCAGCACGTCTCCGGCCTCGGGCTCACGCTGCTGCTGATCGCGGGGTGCGAGTTCACCTTCCGGCTGCTCTACGCCGGGGACCGCCCCACCCTGGACGAGAAGTTCCACGTGCTCTTCCGCGGCACCGAGGTCGTCGACCAGCACTGGCTGACGTACGTCGGCTTCCTGGTGCTCGCCCCGGCCGCCTGGTGGGTGCTGCGCTCGACCGGGCTCGGCATGCGCCTGCACGCGGTCGGCGAGAGCTTCGAGGCCGCCGACGTCGCCGGGATCTCCGTCACCGCCACCCGGTACGCCGCCCTCATGGTCGGCGGCGCGCTGATGGCGATCGGCGGGGCGTTCCTCACCCTGGCCGTGCTCGGCAGCTTCACCCTCGACATCGTCAGCGGCCGCGGCTGGGTCTGCATCGCGCTGGTCATCTTCGCCCGCTGGCGGGTGTGGCCGGCCGTGCTCGGTGCGCTCATCTTCGCCGGGATGGACGCGCTGCAGCTGCAGCTGGCCATCACCTCCGCCTTCGACGCGGTGCCCGGCGAGCTGATGCTCGCGCTGCCGTACCTCGCGGTGATCGTCGCGCTGGCCATCGGCGGGCGGACCGTGCGCTACCCCGGCTCCTACCTCAAGGCCTACCGCCGCGCCTGA
- a CDS encoding ABC transporter permease gives MKFVLRGHEPRWLAPAAVLVAVLVTVALTAVPIRLAGAAPFSAFERYLVTPLTSVHGVQEVLLTATPLLFTGIAVAIAFRAGYWNIGAEGQFLLGAVGTTWVGTTFTDLPAYAALPLGFLAGAAGGLLWAVVPAWLKRHAGIDEVVTTLLLNPVALLVVQGLLNGPWRNSSSGFTDSDRLGTGYDLPALVPDSRVHWGFAVAVVVIVVAGVVLARTAVGVRIKAAGQAPGAAGFSGVDVGRLQWRCALVSGAVAGLGGASQVMGVQHQLTSGISDGYGYTGVIVATLGGLGALGVVLVALLLGDISVGAQNVSLVLQVPAQLGAMFSALLLLAVLSAMSWRRYRLQWRRGGSR, from the coding sequence ATGAAGTTCGTCCTGCGCGGCCATGAGCCGCGCTGGCTCGCGCCCGCCGCGGTGCTCGTCGCCGTCCTCGTGACGGTGGCCCTGACCGCCGTCCCCATCCGCCTGGCCGGCGCCGCGCCGTTCTCGGCGTTCGAGCGCTACCTGGTCACCCCGCTCACCTCGGTGCACGGGGTGCAGGAGGTGCTGCTGACCGCGACGCCGCTGCTGTTCACCGGCATCGCGGTGGCCATCGCCTTCCGTGCCGGCTATTGGAACATCGGGGCCGAGGGGCAGTTCCTGCTCGGCGCGGTCGGCACGACCTGGGTCGGCACGACGTTCACCGACCTGCCGGCGTACGCCGCCCTCCCGCTCGGCTTCCTCGCCGGTGCGGCCGGTGGCCTGCTGTGGGCGGTGGTCCCGGCCTGGCTCAAGCGGCACGCCGGCATCGACGAGGTCGTCACGACGCTGCTGCTCAACCCGGTCGCCCTGCTGGTGGTCCAGGGGCTGCTCAACGGTCCCTGGCGCAACTCCAGCAGCGGCTTCACCGACTCCGACCGGCTCGGCACCGGCTACGACCTGCCGGCGCTGGTCCCCGACAGCCGGGTCCACTGGGGCTTCGCGGTAGCCGTCGTCGTCATCGTGGTGGCCGGCGTCGTGCTGGCCCGCACGGCGGTCGGCGTGCGGATCAAGGCCGCCGGACAGGCGCCGGGCGCCGCGGGGTTCAGCGGCGTCGACGTCGGCCGGCTCCAGTGGCGCTGCGCGCTGGTCTCGGGGGCGGTCGCCGGTCTCGGCGGCGCCTCCCAGGTCATGGGCGTGCAGCACCAGCTGACCTCCGGCATCAGCGACGGCTACGGCTACACCGGCGTCATCGTCGCGACCCTGGGCGGCCTCGGCGCGCTCGGCGTCGTGCTCGTCGCGCTCCTGCTCGGCGACATCTCGGTCGGCGCGCAGAACGTCTCGCTGGTGCTGCAGGTCCCCGCCCAGCTGGGCGCCATGTTCAGCGCACTGCTGCTGCTGGCGGTGCTGTCGGCGATGAGCTGGCGCCGGTACCGGCTCCAGTGGCGACGAGGAGGCTCCCGATGA
- a CDS encoding ABC transporter ATP-binding protein, producing the protein MARPLLELSGITKRYGDLVANDDVSLRVAPGEVVAMLGENGAGKSTLMKVVYGLVRPDGGTVAMDGVPLDIGSPKDAMAAGIGMVTQEFSLVETMTVAENVALSGLGLGPLDRAGTRRRVVEAMERVGVTLEPDRLVGTLSIGERQRVEIVKALFHDCRVVILDEPTAVLTPQDVQALFATVRRLQAAGLGILIVSHKLREVAEISDRVVVLRRGRLVGERATATVRDEELAALMMGGSTAEVGAQVTADDGATGDVEAALGMTDVPVVAPAAPAAAATSGEPVLRLTGLTVTRDGRDVLSGIDLTVGAGEVVGLAGVSGNGQTELVDVLSAVVPVSAGSLEVDGRDVTRAGVGERLAAGLGRLTEDRRGSVVPQMSVEYNLVLEDLPQYTRRGLLDRRAVRAHAEAMIERFDIRARPTDAVATLSGGNMQKVLLARALHRRPRVLVAAQPTRGLDIGAYRYVHQQLDELRTQGAGVLLVSEDLDEIRSLSDRIVVLFRGEVVGELPVSEATPDRLGVLMAGGGSA; encoded by the coding sequence GTGGCCCGTCCCCTCCTCGAGCTGAGCGGCATCACCAAGCGGTACGGCGACCTGGTCGCCAACGACGACGTCTCGCTGCGCGTCGCACCGGGCGAGGTCGTCGCGATGCTCGGGGAGAACGGCGCCGGGAAGTCCACGCTGATGAAGGTCGTCTACGGCCTCGTCCGGCCCGACGGCGGCACGGTCGCCATGGACGGCGTGCCGCTGGACATCGGGTCGCCCAAGGACGCGATGGCCGCGGGCATCGGGATGGTCACCCAGGAGTTCTCCCTGGTCGAGACCATGACGGTGGCCGAGAACGTCGCCCTCTCCGGGCTCGGGCTCGGGCCGCTCGACCGGGCCGGGACCCGGCGCCGCGTCGTCGAGGCCATGGAGCGGGTGGGGGTCACCCTCGAGCCGGACCGGCTCGTCGGCACCCTCTCGATCGGCGAGCGGCAACGGGTGGAGATCGTCAAGGCGCTCTTCCACGACTGCCGGGTGGTGATCCTCGACGAGCCGACGGCGGTGCTGACCCCGCAGGACGTCCAGGCCCTCTTCGCGACCGTGCGCCGCCTGCAGGCGGCCGGCCTGGGCATCCTGATCGTCTCCCACAAGCTGCGCGAGGTCGCCGAGATCTCCGACCGGGTCGTGGTCCTGCGCCGCGGCCGCCTGGTCGGCGAGCGCGCCACCGCGACCGTGCGAGACGAGGAGCTGGCCGCGCTGATGATGGGCGGCAGCACCGCCGAGGTCGGCGCGCAGGTCACCGCCGACGACGGCGCGACCGGCGACGTCGAGGCGGCGCTCGGGATGACCGACGTGCCGGTGGTTGCCCCGGCTGCTCCGGCCGCTGCCGCCACCTCGGGCGAGCCGGTGCTCCGGCTCACCGGGCTGACCGTGACCCGGGACGGGCGCGACGTGCTGAGCGGGATCGACCTCACCGTCGGCGCCGGTGAGGTCGTCGGCCTCGCCGGGGTCTCCGGCAACGGGCAGACCGAGCTGGTCGACGTCCTCAGCGCGGTCGTCCCGGTCTCCGCTGGGTCCCTCGAGGTCGACGGCCGCGACGTGACTCGGGCCGGCGTCGGCGAGCGCCTCGCCGCCGGCCTCGGGCGGCTCACCGAGGACCGCCGCGGCAGCGTGGTCCCGCAGATGAGCGTGGAGTACAACCTCGTCCTCGAGGACCTCCCGCAGTACACCCGGCGCGGACTGCTCGACCGCCGCGCCGTCCGGGCCCACGCCGAGGCGATGATCGAGCGCTTCGACATCCGGGCCCGCCCGACCGACGCGGTCGCCACCCTCTCCGGCGGCAACATGCAGAAGGTCCTGCTCGCCCGCGCCCTCCACCGGCGGCCCCGGGTCCTCGTGGCCGCCCAGCCGACCCGAGGTCTCGACATCGGTGCCTACCGCTACGTCCACCAGCAGCTCGACGAGCTGCGCACGCAGGGGGCCGGCGTGCTGCTGGTCTCCGAGGACCTCGACGAGATCCGCTCGCTCAGCGACCGCATCGTCGTGCTCTTCCGCGGCGAGGTCGTCGGCGAGCTGCCCGTCTCCGAGGCGACGCCCGACCGGCTCGGCGTCCTGATGGCCGGAGGAGGATCGGCATGA
- a CDS encoding BMP family protein encodes MNVLPATRSRSSRRRGARRTWLALAVAGALALSACGGATGEEADDGGSGSEDLPLVYGVYATPLEEPWDGAIHAALQEAADSGEIRYKHVDDLSTSDAMERGLRDIAANEEPDAIIGDAFAAEEAVRKVAAEFPEIPFAFGSGEDPVEPNFSVFDNWLQDPAYLAGMLAGGMTESDTIGIVGAMPIPEVNRIVNAFVQGVKETNPKATVKISFINSFFDPAAAKQAAQAHVSAGADVLFAERDGVIAAAEEADIPVIGMMVDQREEAPENVVTSLLWHMGPTVEAVVAQAQDGAQAVDLGEFSFMKVGGSELAEINTDVVGGVPEELVAKVEAKQEAILDGSFTTPVDESAPASSIDVSKQ; translated from the coding sequence ATGAACGTCCTTCCCGCAACCCGGTCCCGCTCCTCCCGCCGCCGCGGAGCACGCCGTACCTGGCTGGCCCTCGCCGTCGCCGGCGCGCTCGCGCTCTCCGCGTGCGGCGGCGCCACCGGCGAGGAGGCCGACGACGGCGGCTCCGGGTCCGAGGACCTCCCGCTCGTGTACGGCGTGTACGCCACCCCGCTCGAGGAGCCCTGGGACGGCGCGATCCACGCCGCCCTGCAGGAAGCCGCCGACTCCGGCGAGATCCGCTACAAGCACGTGGACGACCTCAGCACCTCCGACGCCATGGAGCGCGGGCTGCGCGACATCGCCGCCAACGAGGAGCCGGACGCGATCATCGGCGACGCGTTCGCGGCCGAGGAGGCCGTGCGCAAGGTCGCCGCGGAGTTCCCCGAGATCCCCTTCGCCTTCGGCTCCGGCGAGGACCCGGTCGAGCCCAACTTCAGCGTCTTCGACAACTGGCTCCAGGACCCCGCCTACCTCGCGGGGATGCTCGCCGGCGGGATGACCGAGAGCGACACCATCGGGATCGTCGGCGCGATGCCGATCCCCGAGGTCAACCGGATCGTCAACGCCTTCGTGCAGGGCGTGAAGGAGACCAACCCGAAGGCCACGGTGAAGATCTCCTTCATCAACAGCTTCTTCGACCCGGCCGCGGCGAAGCAGGCCGCCCAGGCCCACGTGTCCGCGGGCGCCGACGTGCTGTTCGCCGAGCGCGACGGCGTGATCGCGGCCGCCGAGGAGGCCGACATCCCGGTCATCGGCATGATGGTCGACCAGCGCGAGGAGGCCCCCGAGAACGTCGTCACCTCGCTGCTGTGGCACATGGGCCCGACCGTCGAGGCGGTCGTCGCGCAGGCCCAGGACGGCGCGCAGGCCGTCGACCTCGGTGAGTTCTCCTTCATGAAGGTCGGCGGCAGCGAGCTGGCTGAGATCAACACCGACGTGGTCGGTGGGGTGCCGGAGGAGCTGGTCGCGAAGGTCGAGGCCAAGCAGGAGGCGATCCTGGACGGCAGCTTCACCACGCCGGTGGACGAGAGCGCGCCGGCCAGCTCGATCGACGTGTCGAAGCAGTGA
- a CDS encoding PucR family transcriptional regulator ligand-binding domain-containing protein produces MAFTVRDLLEMPLLRRARPEVLVGSDLGAREVRWVHTSEIYGISPLLKGGEVLLTTGLGLVGAAGPGIGAYVESLAAQGVAALLLELGRTFPTPPDALVAAAREHDLPLVVLHGVVPFIEVTEAVHPLLITGELDVLRRADEVTAVLHDAVAEGIGGPELVALVAQCCRAPVGVYSPDGTLLLGEDVRSRVGPPLEAEVGRTPWATLAVADTREPALPRLVALCATMLDLRLGPGGGTGRRTGPGSDLVLALAAGQHLSRGDVLVRARAAGLAPGAGVQAVGLAVELRLPGSLRPGLSATVEAAQAAFGAALVAEVDGVLLVATTVRPSALRARLADFAEGLDAELRATVGGGVVRVAAGPPVEDPAGLARSLPAARDALHLAARLTPGSRTVLASDVGVYRLLSGMVDDAELGRFVEDQLGALLDHDARHGAELVPTLDAYLEAGLSKTVAAHALGIRRQTLYARLERITGLLGGLDLETRQVRTALDLALVGWRMRSSAVTRRSRA; encoded by the coding sequence ATGGCGTTCACGGTGCGAGACCTCCTCGAAATGCCGCTCCTGCGGCGAGCGCGGCCCGAGGTGCTCGTCGGGAGCGACCTCGGCGCCCGCGAGGTGCGCTGGGTGCACACCTCGGAGATCTACGGCATCTCCCCGCTGCTCAAGGGCGGGGAGGTGCTGCTGACCACCGGGCTCGGGCTGGTCGGTGCGGCCGGCCCGGGGATCGGCGCGTACGTCGAGTCGCTGGCCGCCCAGGGCGTCGCGGCGCTGCTGCTCGAGCTGGGCCGCACGTTCCCGACCCCGCCCGACGCGCTGGTCGCCGCGGCCCGCGAGCACGACCTGCCGCTGGTGGTGCTGCACGGCGTGGTGCCGTTCATCGAGGTGACCGAGGCGGTGCACCCGCTGCTGATCACCGGCGAGCTCGACGTCCTGCGCCGCGCCGACGAGGTGACGGCGGTGCTGCACGACGCGGTGGCCGAGGGCATCGGCGGGCCGGAGCTCGTCGCGCTCGTCGCACAGTGCTGCCGGGCCCCGGTGGGGGTCTACTCCCCCGACGGCACGCTGCTCCTCGGCGAGGACGTCCGCTCCCGGGTCGGGCCCCCGCTCGAGGCGGAGGTGGGCCGCACGCCGTGGGCGACCCTGGCCGTCGCCGACACCCGCGAGCCGGCACTGCCGCGGCTGGTGGCGCTCTGCGCGACGATGCTCGACCTGCGGCTCGGCCCGGGCGGCGGCACCGGGCGCCGCACCGGCCCCGGCTCGGACCTGGTGCTGGCGCTCGCGGCCGGCCAGCACCTCAGCCGCGGCGACGTGCTGGTCCGCGCCCGTGCCGCCGGGCTGGCGCCGGGCGCGGGCGTCCAGGCCGTCGGCCTCGCCGTCGAGCTGCGGCTGCCCGGCTCGCTGCGGCCCGGGCTGAGCGCGACCGTCGAGGCGGCGCAGGCGGCGTTCGGCGCCGCGCTGGTGGCGGAGGTCGACGGCGTGCTGCTCGTGGCGACGACCGTGCGGCCCTCGGCGCTGCGGGCGAGGCTCGCGGACTTCGCCGAGGGGCTGGACGCCGAGCTGCGCGCGACCGTGGGCGGCGGGGTGGTCCGGGTGGCCGCCGGGCCGCCCGTCGAGGACCCCGCCGGCCTGGCCCGCTCGCTGCCGGCGGCGCGCGATGCGCTGCACCTGGCCGCCCGGCTGACCCCGGGCTCGCGCACGGTGCTGGCCAGCGACGTCGGCGTCTACCGTCTGCTGTCGGGGATGGTCGACGACGCCGAGCTGGGCCGGTTCGTCGAGGACCAGCTCGGCGCGCTGCTCGACCACGACGCACGCCACGGCGCGGAGCTGGTGCCGACGCTGGACGCCTACCTGGAGGCCGGGCTCTCCAAGACCGTCGCCGCCCACGCGCTGGGCATCCGCCGCCAGACGCTCTACGCGCGGCTCGAGCGGATCACCGGGCTGCTCGGCGGGCTGGACCTGGAGACCCGGCAGGTCCGCACCGCGCTCGACCTCGCGCTGGTCGGCTGGCGGATGCGGTCCTCCGCCGTCACCCGCCGGTCGCGGGCCTGA
- a CDS encoding GH1 family beta-glucosidase, producing the protein MTGPSTVQFPTQFLWGAATAAYQVEGAAAEDGRTPSIWDTFARVPGAVIGGDHGDVACDHYHRYAADVALMKELGLGAYRFSVSWPRVRPDAGPVNPAGLAFYDRLVDELLANDVLPWLTLYHWDLPQALEDRGGWTNRDTAYRFAEYAVSVHDALGDRVGPWTTLNEPWCSAFLGHTGGQHAPGRQEGANGLVAAHHLLLGHGLAAAELRSRGVVTDPAKPHSGLGITLNFTVADANDPTDEVDVDAARRVDGLFNRVFLDPLFRGSYPADVVADTEAMPVPGGGSWTDAVRDGDLEVISAPIDVLGVNYYNGNAIAGRPHPDELKSNENETGRTTSTPYVGCDDVIFVSRGLPRTAMDWEVQPEGLTRLLVRLHEEYDTPPLYITENGAAYDDQVAADGSVHDPERVAFIDAHLRALHTAMEAGVDVRGFFQWSLLDNYEWAFGYTKRFGIVHVDYDTQVRTPKTSARFYGDVAATGRLGSAQG; encoded by the coding sequence ATGACCGGCCCCAGCACCGTCCAGTTCCCGACGCAGTTCCTGTGGGGGGCCGCGACCGCGGCGTACCAGGTCGAGGGCGCCGCCGCCGAGGACGGGCGCACCCCGAGCATCTGGGACACCTTCGCGCGGGTGCCCGGCGCCGTCATCGGCGGCGACCACGGCGACGTCGCGTGCGACCACTACCACCGGTACGCCGCCGACGTGGCGCTGATGAAGGAGCTCGGCCTCGGGGCGTACCGCTTCTCGGTCTCCTGGCCGCGCGTGCGGCCCGACGCCGGGCCGGTCAACCCCGCGGGCCTGGCGTTCTACGACCGGCTGGTCGACGAGCTGCTCGCGAACGACGTCCTGCCGTGGCTGACGCTCTACCACTGGGACCTGCCCCAGGCGCTCGAGGACCGCGGCGGCTGGACGAACCGCGACACCGCCTACCGGTTCGCGGAGTACGCCGTCTCCGTCCACGACGCGCTCGGCGACCGCGTCGGCCCGTGGACGACGCTGAACGAGCCGTGGTGCTCGGCGTTCCTCGGCCACACCGGCGGCCAGCACGCGCCCGGCCGCCAGGAGGGCGCCAACGGTCTCGTCGCCGCGCACCACCTGCTGCTCGGCCACGGCCTGGCCGCCGCGGAGCTGCGCAGCCGCGGCGTCGTCACCGACCCGGCGAAGCCGCACTCGGGCCTGGGCATCACCCTCAACTTCACCGTCGCCGACGCCAACGACCCGACCGACGAGGTCGACGTCGACGCCGCGCGGCGCGTGGACGGGCTGTTCAACCGGGTGTTCCTCGACCCGCTCTTCCGGGGCAGCTACCCCGCCGACGTCGTCGCCGACACCGAGGCCATGCCGGTCCCCGGCGGCGGCAGCTGGACCGACGCCGTCCGCGACGGCGACCTGGAGGTCATCAGCGCACCGATCGACGTGCTGGGCGTCAACTACTACAACGGCAACGCGATCGCCGGCCGCCCGCACCCCGACGAGCTGAAGAGCAACGAGAACGAGACCGGCCGCACCACCAGCACGCCGTACGTCGGCTGTGACGACGTCATCTTCGTCAGCCGCGGCCTCCCCCGCACCGCCATGGACTGGGAGGTCCAGCCCGAGGGGCTGACCCGCCTGCTGGTGCGGCTGCACGAGGAGTACGACACCCCGCCGCTCTACATCACCGAGAACGGCGCCGCCTACGACGACCAGGTCGCCGCGGACGGCTCGGTCCACGACCCCGAGCGGGTCGCGTTCATCGACGCGCACCTGCGCGCGCTGCACACCGCGATGGAGGCCGGTGTCGACGTGCGCGGGTTCTTCCAGTGGTCGCTGCTGGACAACTACGAGTGGGCCTTCGGCTACACCAAGCGGTTCGGCATCGTCCACGTCGACTACGACACCCAGGTGCGCACGCCCAAGACCTCCGCCCGGTTCTACGGCGACGTCGCCGCGACCGGCCGGTTGGGGTCCGCGCAGGGCTGA